A section of the Phycodurus eques isolate BA_2022a chromosome 4, UOR_Pequ_1.1, whole genome shotgun sequence genome encodes:
- the LOC133401875 gene encoding amino acid transporter heavy chain SLC3A2-like isoform X1 has protein sequence MDQNPDRDRQAVEEDAPAPKRPEARRDEAADADATEADVSEVVLDQQDVDDNSQKQPMTGGGGADAAEGEQPEKNGCVKLKMDDDDEFTGLNKEELLRVAGTPGWVRTRWALLVLFWLGWLGMLAGAALLILQAPRCRDLPAAHWWNRGALYRVPSVRAFTDAGDIKGVSEKVDALSQLKFSGLVLGPVHVAPPDDAAALRLREIAVEAGSLEQFKDLLRVAHRKGMSVVLDLTPNYRGSSGSWFSDVSVTVVAEELKSALVFWFSEGVDGVQLADVDHVAAAVPSLWADIRAVVQNGTDGRPARRLLMGVTERHAATDVSAILSSTGVDLLTSGLLLDGDASELARSVRDLYAAHAQTRLAWNLGGRGRGHLASLVGPALVPLYQLLLFTLPGTPVLEYGDEIGLTDDGTKFPRMIWDSPEDELNGTLKLWSVDDDEDQYEDEVDDEDARVRQEARARRTSSRAFLRSVSDARAKERSLLFGDFVPLANSSSSLAFVRSWDQNARFLAAFNFDPREARLEPSHPTLPPLAEVVLAAAPGAAPKAGARVDPAGLRLGGGEAVLLKFPFAG, from the exons ATGGACCAGAACCCAGACCGGGACCGGCAGGCAGTCGAAGAAGATGCGCCTGCACCGAAGCGCCCCGAAGCTCGGCGCGACGAGGCTGCGGACGCCGACGCGACGGAGGCCGACGTCAGCGAGGTGGTTCTGGACCAGCAGGACGTCGACGACAACTCGCAGAAGCAGCCCATGACCGGAGGCGGAGGCGCAGACGCAGCAGAAGGAGAGCAGCCGGAGAAGAACGGCTGCGTCAAGCTGAAGatggacgacgacgacgagttCACCGGGCTGAATAAGGAGGAACTGCTGCGAGTGGCCGGCACGCCCGG GTGGGTGCGCACTCGCTGGGCCCTGCTCGTTCTGTTCTGGCTGGGCTGGCTGGGCATGCTGGCGGGCGCAGCGCTCCTCATCCTGCAGGCGCCGCGCTGCCGAGACCTGCCCGCCGCCCACTGGTGGAACCGGGGCGCGCTCTACCGCGTGCCCAGCGTGCGGGCCTTCACCGACGCCGGAGACATCAAAG GCGTGAGTGAGAAGGTGGATGCCTTGTCCCAGCTGAAGTTTAGCGGTTTGGTGCTGGGGCCGGTCCACGTGGCCCCGCCCGACGACGCCGCCGCGCTCCGCTTGCGGGAGATCGCGGTTGAGGCCGGAAGTCTGGAGCAGTTCAAGGACCTTCTGCGCGTCGCACACAGGAAGG GCATGTCTGTGGTTCTGGATCTGACTCCGAACTACCGCGGCTCCAGCGGGTCCTGGTTCTCCGACGTCAGCGTGACCGTGGTGGCCGAGGAGCTGAAG TCTGCGTTGGTGTTCTGGTTCAGCGAAGGCGTGGACGGCGTTCAGCTGGCGGACGTGGACCACGTGGCCGCCGCCGTACCGTCTCTGTGGGCCGACATCCGGGCCGTCGTCCAAAACGGGACCGACGGGCGGCCCGCCAGGAG ACTTTTGATGGGCGTGACCGAGCGCCACGCCGCCACGGACGTGTCGGCCATTCTGTCGTCCACCGGCGTGGACCTCCTGACGTCCGGGCTCCTCCTGGACGGGGACGCGTCCGAGCTGGCGCGGTCCGTCCGGGACCTGTACGCCGCCCACGCTCAGACCCGGCTGGCCTGGAACCTGGGGGGGCGCGGCCGAGGTCACCTGGCCTCCCTGGTGGGCCCGGCGCTGGTCCCGCTTTACCAGCTGCTGCTCTTCACGCTGCCCGGGACGCCCGTGCTCGAGTACGGCGACGAGATCGGGCTGACGGATGAT GGCACAAAGTTTCCGCGAATGATTTGGGACTCGCCGGAGGACGAGCTTAACGGAACCCTGAAG ctgTGGAGTGTGGACGATGATGAGGATCAGTATGAGGATGAGGTTGATGATGAAGATGCCCGTGTGCGGCAGGAGGCCCGCGCCCGCCGAACGTCCTCTCGTGCGTTCTTGCGCAGCGTGAGCGACGCGCGTGCGAAAGAGCGCTCCCTGCTGTTCGGCGACTTCGTGCCGCTGGCCAACTCGTCGTCCTCGCTGGCCTTCGTCCGCTCGTGGGACCAGAACGCTCGCTTCCTGGCCGCCTTCAACTTTGACCCCCGCGAGGCCAGACTGGAGCCGAGCCACCCGACGCTTCCGCCGCTGGCCGAGGTGGTCCTCGCCGCCGCCCCCGGCGCCGCCCCGAAGGCGGGCGCCCGCGTGGACCCCGCCGGGCTGCGTCTGGGCGGCGGGGAAGCGGTGCTGCTCAAGTTTCCCTTCGCCGGCTAG
- the haus2 gene encoding HAUS augmin-like complex subunit 2: MPQWTTSPFLVTSSARLVSALVSSGGVSQEELEHASSSRRPVFSSRLHEAEQRLRMREELQRLQLEAALLEEEKKSADVTHAVHLSTRLQALQTFSAHLQDVLKDRNLLARRLARPPGRTDLPVPAHLRRFVVEVVHGVMDFVETLDEKRSAARRRAGAAEDDLEQLNACVAELSAQASEAETSANQLLRWKDARSGLLSDGSSS, from the exons ATGCCTCAGTGGACCACGTCTCCCTTCCTCGTGACGTCATCGGCCAGGCTGGTGTCCGCATTAGTGTCCAGTGGGGGAGTGTCTCAG GAGGAACTGGAACACGCGTCCTCATCCCGGCGACCCGTCTTTTCCTCTCGCCTGCATGAAGCCGAGCAGCGACTCAGAATGCGGGAGGAACTGCAGCGG CTGCAACTGGAGGCGGCGCTACtggaagaggagaagaaaagCGCCGACGTCACGCACGCGGTTCACCTCT CCACTAGGCTGCAGGCGCTGCAGACCTTCAGCGCTCACCTGCAGGACGTCCTGAAGGACCGCAATCTTCTGGCCCGCCGACTCGCCAGGCCGCCGGGCCGCACCGACCTGCCCGTCCCGGCCCACCTGCGTCG GTTCGTGGTGGAAGTGGTCCACGGGGTGATGGACTTCGTGGAGACTTTGGACGAGAAGAGAAGCGCCGCCCGCAGACGCGCCGGCGCCGCAGAAGACGACCTGGAACAGCTG AACGCGTGCGTCGCCGAGCTCTCGGCGCAGGCCTCCGAAGCGGAGACGTCGGCCAATCAGCTTCTTCGATGGAAGGACGCACGGAGCGGCCTGCTGAGCGACGGCTCGTCCTCGTGA
- the LOC133401875 gene encoding amino acid transporter heavy chain SLC3A2-like isoform X2: MDQNPDRDRQAVEEDAPAPKRPEARRDEAADADATEADVSEVVLDQQDVDDNSQKQPMTGGGGADAAEGEQPEKNGCVKLKMDDDDEFTGLNKEELLRVAGTPGWVRTRWALLVLFWLGWLGMLAGAALLILQAPRCRDLPAAHWWNRGALYRVPSVRAFTDAGDIKGVSEKVDALSQLKFSGLVLGPVHVAPPDDAAALRLREIAVEAGSLEQFKDLLRVAHRKGMSVVLDLTPNYRGSSGSWFSDVSVTVVAEELKSALVFWFSEGVDGVQLADVDHVAAAVPSLWADIRAVVQNGTDGRPARRLLMGVTERHAATDVSAILSSTGVDLLTSGLLLDGDASELARSVRDLYAAHAQTRLAWNLGGRGRGHLASLVGPALVPLYQLLLFTLPGTPVLEYGDEIGLTDDGTKFPRMIWDSPEDELNGTLKEARARRTSSRAFLRSVSDARAKERSLLFGDFVPLANSSSSLAFVRSWDQNARFLAAFNFDPREARLEPSHPTLPPLAEVVLAAAPGAAPKAGARVDPAGLRLGGGEAVLLKFPFAG; encoded by the exons ATGGACCAGAACCCAGACCGGGACCGGCAGGCAGTCGAAGAAGATGCGCCTGCACCGAAGCGCCCCGAAGCTCGGCGCGACGAGGCTGCGGACGCCGACGCGACGGAGGCCGACGTCAGCGAGGTGGTTCTGGACCAGCAGGACGTCGACGACAACTCGCAGAAGCAGCCCATGACCGGAGGCGGAGGCGCAGACGCAGCAGAAGGAGAGCAGCCGGAGAAGAACGGCTGCGTCAAGCTGAAGatggacgacgacgacgagttCACCGGGCTGAATAAGGAGGAACTGCTGCGAGTGGCCGGCACGCCCGG GTGGGTGCGCACTCGCTGGGCCCTGCTCGTTCTGTTCTGGCTGGGCTGGCTGGGCATGCTGGCGGGCGCAGCGCTCCTCATCCTGCAGGCGCCGCGCTGCCGAGACCTGCCCGCCGCCCACTGGTGGAACCGGGGCGCGCTCTACCGCGTGCCCAGCGTGCGGGCCTTCACCGACGCCGGAGACATCAAAG GCGTGAGTGAGAAGGTGGATGCCTTGTCCCAGCTGAAGTTTAGCGGTTTGGTGCTGGGGCCGGTCCACGTGGCCCCGCCCGACGACGCCGCCGCGCTCCGCTTGCGGGAGATCGCGGTTGAGGCCGGAAGTCTGGAGCAGTTCAAGGACCTTCTGCGCGTCGCACACAGGAAGG GCATGTCTGTGGTTCTGGATCTGACTCCGAACTACCGCGGCTCCAGCGGGTCCTGGTTCTCCGACGTCAGCGTGACCGTGGTGGCCGAGGAGCTGAAG TCTGCGTTGGTGTTCTGGTTCAGCGAAGGCGTGGACGGCGTTCAGCTGGCGGACGTGGACCACGTGGCCGCCGCCGTACCGTCTCTGTGGGCCGACATCCGGGCCGTCGTCCAAAACGGGACCGACGGGCGGCCCGCCAGGAG ACTTTTGATGGGCGTGACCGAGCGCCACGCCGCCACGGACGTGTCGGCCATTCTGTCGTCCACCGGCGTGGACCTCCTGACGTCCGGGCTCCTCCTGGACGGGGACGCGTCCGAGCTGGCGCGGTCCGTCCGGGACCTGTACGCCGCCCACGCTCAGACCCGGCTGGCCTGGAACCTGGGGGGGCGCGGCCGAGGTCACCTGGCCTCCCTGGTGGGCCCGGCGCTGGTCCCGCTTTACCAGCTGCTGCTCTTCACGCTGCCCGGGACGCCCGTGCTCGAGTACGGCGACGAGATCGGGCTGACGGATGAT GGCACAAAGTTTCCGCGAATGATTTGGGACTCGCCGGAGGACGAGCTTAACGGAACCCTGAAG GAGGCCCGCGCCCGCCGAACGTCCTCTCGTGCGTTCTTGCGCAGCGTGAGCGACGCGCGTGCGAAAGAGCGCTCCCTGCTGTTCGGCGACTTCGTGCCGCTGGCCAACTCGTCGTCCTCGCTGGCCTTCGTCCGCTCGTGGGACCAGAACGCTCGCTTCCTGGCCGCCTTCAACTTTGACCCCCGCGAGGCCAGACTGGAGCCGAGCCACCCGACGCTTCCGCCGCTGGCCGAGGTGGTCCTCGCCGCCGCCCCCGGCGCCGCCCCGAAGGCGGGCGCCCGCGTGGACCCCGCCGGGCTGCGTCTGGGCGGCGGGGAAGCGGTGCTGCTCAAGTTTCCCTTCGCCGGCTAG
- the zgc:109986 gene encoding uncharacterized protein zgc:109986 has protein sequence MNLCQAQSELRQLLSRVEPSQLPKLLDWIRSSEDLDELLVDNSKVILRSIADEIRESLPLDAMLPCEAIAQQKMQRLSRPTAHVDAFLYEDEHVDALCEVGRMSRCYCLKCGSCSTAPLDFVSHSFSMCELLFLFQNVLPDLSGRTLVDVGSRLGAVLYGGYVYSSASRLVGVELSEEFVHLQNKMVHKYGMNVRVEVVHADVCTQDALLQNADVLVMNNVFEYFMEPDEQVRAWRFITQTFTKRGSLLVTVPGLHDSLQPLQEALPAGWVEELPVDYNVYVGKDADPEDLRQIHLYRVL, from the exons ATGAATTTGTGTCAAGCTCAAAGTGAGCTACGGCAGCTTCTGAGCAGGGTTGAGCCTTCTCAGCTGCCGAAGCTGCTCGACTGGATCCGCAGCTCGG AGGACCTGGACGAGCTGCTGGTGGACAATAGCAAAGTCATCCTGAGGTCCATCGCGGATGAAATCAGGGAGAGCCTCCCTCTGGACGCCATGCTGCCGTGTGAGGCCATCGCCCAGCAGAAG ATGCAGCGGCTTTCGCGTCCGACCGCCCACGTGGACGCCTTCCTGTACGAGGACGAGCACGTGGACGCCCTTTGCGAGGTGGGACGGATGAGTCGCTGCTACTGTCTCAAGTGCGGATCCTGCAGCACGGCGCCTCTGG ACTTTGTGTCGCACTCGTTCTCCATGTGCGAGCTGCTCTTCCTGTTCCAAAACGTTCTGCCGGATCTGAGCGGCCGCACGCTGGTGGACGTCGGATCGCGACTGGGGGCCGTGCTCTACGGG GGGTACGTGTACAGCTCAGCGTCCCGGCTGGTTGGCGTGGAGCTCAGCGAGGAGTTTGTTCACCTGCAGAACAAAATGGTGCACAAGTACGGGATGAACGTGAGAGTGGAG GTTGTCCACGCTGACGTGTGCACGCAGGACGCTCTGCTGCAGAACGCCGACGTTCTGGTCATGAACAACGTCTTTGAGTATTTCATGGAGCCCGACGAGCAAGTCAG GGCCTGGAGGTTTATCACGCAGACGTTCACGAAACGAGGTTCCCTGCTGGTGACGGTTCCCGGTCTGCACGACTCTCTCCAGCCTCTGCAG GAGGCGCTGCCGGCCGGCTGGGTGGAGGAGCTTCCTGTGGACTACAACGTTTACGTGGGTAAAGATGCGGACCCCGAGGATCTACGACAGATCCACCTGTACAGGGTCTTGTGA